From one Candidatus Methanoplasma termitum genomic stretch:
- a CDS encoding desulfoferrodoxin family protein, translating to MIKLAKVEKRAIYMCDTCKNVVEGIYSAGGPIPECCGDTMTELKAQTADVTKEKHVPYIEKKSGGVLVKVGKETAHPMTAEHYIVFIEIEADGILMRKYLNPGDAPEAFFKTDAKHIVAWEYCNLHKYWKSP from the coding sequence GTGATTAAACTGGCAAAAGTAGAGAAGAGAGCCATTTATATGTGCGACACATGCAAGAATGTGGTTGAGGGGATCTATTCCGCAGGAGGACCTATACCCGAATGCTGCGGCGATACCATGACGGAGCTGAAAGCCCAGACCGCAGACGTGACAAAAGAGAAACACGTCCCATACATCGAGAAAAAGAGCGGAGGCGTACTTGTAAAGGTCGGAAAAGAGACCGCTCACCCGATGACTGCTGAGCACTATATCGTTTTCATCGAGATCGAAGCCGACGGCATCCTGATGAGGAAGTACCTCAACCCCGGAGATGCGCCGGAAGCATTCTTCAAGACCGATGCAAAGCATATCGTCGCTTGGGAGTACTGCAACTTACACAAATACTGGAAGTCCCCGTGA
- a CDS encoding flavodoxin family protein — MRALIVCGSMDGGFTSEMCRSFSEGISTYGITSDIIFPIEMRIEHCTGCDECSKDGKCIITDDMEKIYKAFRESDLLVLSTPIHFSGPSSVIKAVIDRFQPLWFGVDEHPTYVAALLSGGGRSPNFKNAQSIFKAFSITAGINWLGQLEIPDTDSKEISDVKRTSFDYGKEIGKTVTDSRK; from the coding sequence ATGAGGGCCTTGATCGTTTGCGGAAGCATGGACGGGGGATTCACATCAGAGATGTGCAGGTCTTTTTCAGAGGGCATTTCGACTTACGGAATAACTTCCGACATCATTTTCCCTATTGAAATGAGAATAGAACATTGCACAGGCTGCGACGAATGTTCGAAGGACGGAAAGTGCATCATCACAGACGACATGGAAAAGATATACAAGGCCTTCAGGGAGAGCGATCTGCTCGTTCTTTCCACCCCTATCCACTTCAGCGGGCCGTCCTCTGTCATTAAAGCTGTGATCGACAGATTCCAGCCGCTGTGGTTCGGAGTCGATGAACATCCCACATATGTTGCGGCATTGTTGTCCGGAGGAGGGCGATCGCCTAATTTCAAGAATGCGCAATCCATTTTCAAAGCATTCTCCATAACGGCCGGAATTAATTGGCTCGGACAGCTGGAAATACCCGATACCGACAGTAAAGAGATATCAGACGTGAAGAGAACATCCTTTGATTACGGGAAAGAGATCGGAAAGACCGTCACAGATAGTCGGAAATGA
- a CDS encoding NAD(P)-dependent glycerol-1-phosphate dehydrogenase — MSDFTKNKAMEFPRIVDIGHDAIENVADVCDKLKFGNSGMIITGTETYRAAAKRIEDMVSERRSISTFQTTNATFDNIEKAEKAAREQNAAFLLAVGGGSKIDIAKMVAKKIDIPFLSIPTSAAHDGIASDRASIKSEKESFSVSAVSPIGIIADSKVINEAPYRYLAAGCADVLCNLTALNDWEFSSRISDEKISSSAEIIARHAAEEIISNCNYIKPGIEESVWLVLKTIVASGVSMLIAGSSRPTSGSEHMFSHALDVIRPDTALHGEQCGVGAIMMMKLQGGNWERIRDTLKTIGAPTTGKQLGFTDEEIIRALVMAREMRKERFTILGDRGLTKAAAERVARSTGVI; from the coding sequence GTGTCGGATTTTACCAAGAATAAAGCAATGGAATTCCCGAGGATAGTAGACATTGGGCATGATGCGATAGAGAATGTCGCAGACGTCTGTGATAAACTTAAATTCGGGAACAGCGGCATGATCATAACCGGCACAGAAACATACAGAGCGGCGGCAAAAAGGATCGAGGACATGGTCTCGGAGAGACGCAGCATCTCCACCTTCCAAACGACCAACGCAACATTCGATAACATAGAAAAAGCGGAGAAAGCAGCGAGAGAACAGAATGCGGCATTCCTGCTTGCTGTCGGAGGAGGCAGCAAGATCGATATCGCTAAAATGGTCGCGAAGAAGATCGACATACCTTTCCTTAGCATACCCACATCAGCCGCACACGACGGGATAGCCTCTGACCGTGCATCGATAAAATCGGAAAAAGAATCATTCTCCGTCAGCGCAGTCTCCCCTATCGGAATAATAGCCGACTCGAAAGTGATAAATGAGGCGCCGTACAGATATCTTGCGGCAGGATGCGCAGATGTTCTCTGCAACCTCACCGCACTTAACGACTGGGAATTCTCAAGCAGAATATCGGATGAAAAGATAAGCAGTTCGGCGGAGATAATAGCAAGACATGCGGCGGAAGAGATAATCTCCAACTGCAACTACATAAAACCCGGGATCGAGGAGAGTGTATGGCTCGTCTTAAAGACGATCGTCGCATCGGGAGTTTCTATGCTGATCGCCGGCAGCTCAAGACCTACCAGCGGCTCTGAGCACATGTTCTCCCACGCTTTGGACGTGATCAGACCGGATACGGCCCTCCATGGCGAGCAATGCGGCGTCGGGGCGATAATGATGATGAAGCTCCAGGGCGGGAATTGGGAGAGAATAAGAGATACGTTAAAAACAATAGGCGCTCCGACGACCGGGAAGCAACTGGGATTCACGGACGAAGAGATAATCAGGGCACTTGTCATGGCGAGGGAAATGCGTAAGGAAAGATTCACCATACTTGGGGATAGGGGACTCACGAAAGCTGCGGCCGAAAGGGTGGCAAGAAGCACCGGAGTGATCTGA
- a CDS encoding UPF0179 family protein → MVSITLISIPQAKEGGRFYYLGPQPECDECKLKKVCVNLEQGHLYEIISVREQTHDCVLNEDKVKVVEVNKTVQMSAVPKRSAIEGGIITLKEPECKKLDCKNYRVCHPYALENGKKYKITNVKGSAECPIYGDLVLVTLL, encoded by the coding sequence ATGGTCTCCATCACTTTGATAAGCATCCCTCAGGCAAAGGAGGGGGGCAGATTCTATTACCTTGGACCTCAGCCGGAGTGCGATGAATGTAAACTTAAAAAGGTGTGCGTCAACCTTGAGCAGGGCCATTTGTATGAGATAATCTCAGTGAGAGAACAGACACACGACTGTGTTCTGAATGAGGACAAAGTAAAGGTGGTAGAAGTGAATAAAACCGTTCAGATGTCCGCTGTTCCCAAGAGGTCAGCGATCGAAGGCGGGATAATAACTTTGAAAGAGCCGGAGTGTAAGAAACTGGACTGTAAGAACTATAGAGTATGCCACCCATATGCTCTGGAGAACGGTAAAAAGTATAAGATCACCAATGTAAAAGGAAGCGCAGAATGCCCGATATACGGCGATCTTGTACTCGTGACGTTGTTATGA
- a CDS encoding CinA family protein: MASEEDLSQLISKKKITISVAESCTGGLLGAAITSVPGSSEYFFGGVVTYSNDSKENILKVQKSSMMMNGAVSKETAESMASGVRELFGTDIAISITGIAGPGGGTDVKPVGLVWMGVSTKDGNFAKKFNFKGNRDKIRSSAVDSALRLLIETINDLG, from the coding sequence CTGGCCTCTGAGGAGGATCTTTCACAGTTGATCTCAAAGAAAAAGATAACAATATCAGTTGCTGAGTCATGTACGGGAGGATTGCTCGGTGCGGCAATAACATCTGTTCCGGGCTCGTCTGAATATTTTTTTGGGGGAGTGGTCACATACAGCAACGATTCGAAAGAGAATATCCTCAAAGTTCAGAAGTCCTCGATGATGATGAACGGAGCGGTCAGCAAAGAGACCGCCGAGAGTATGGCCTCCGGCGTGAGAGAACTTTTCGGAACTGACATCGCCATCTCGATCACCGGCATAGCCGGCCCCGGAGGGGGCACCGATGTCAAGCCTGTAGGGCTTGTGTGGATGGGAGTATCGACAAAGGATGGAAATTTTGCAAAGAAATTCAATTTTAAAGGCAACAGAGATAAGATCCGTTCAAGTGCCGTCGATTCTGCGTTGAGGCTGCTGATAGAAACAATAAACGACCTCGGCTGA
- a CDS encoding nicotinamide-nucleotide adenylyltransferase, which yields MVSKRYFGEHSLMIGRFQPLHNGHMEVIRKCAAESENLTIGIGSAQYSHECNNPFTAGERYLMINEVLKDEGIRNYCIVPIEDINRYSLWVAQVESLSPPFSIVYSNNPLTRRLFSEAGYKLRASPLYNREVYSGTVVRKKMIEGDEWRQLVPKKVVDIIDSIDGVRRLRDISGGEQTGL from the coding sequence ATGGTCTCCAAACGCTATTTCGGCGAACATTCGTTGATGATCGGAAGATTCCAGCCCCTCCATAACGGTCACATGGAGGTCATACGTAAATGCGCGGCGGAATCCGAGAACCTTACGATAGGAATAGGCAGTGCCCAATATTCACATGAATGCAACAACCCCTTTACGGCGGGGGAAAGATACCTTATGATCAATGAGGTCCTGAAAGATGAGGGCATAAGGAATTACTGTATAGTTCCTATCGAAGACATCAACCGATATTCCCTATGGGTCGCACAGGTGGAATCTCTTTCTCCGCCTTTCTCGATCGTCTACAGCAACAATCCTTTGACAAGGCGTTTGTTCAGCGAGGCCGGATATAAGTTAAGGGCCTCCCCGCTATACAACCGCGAGGTATACTCCGGAACAGTTGTCAGAAAAAAGATGATAGAAGGAGACGAGTGGCGTCAACTTGTCCCCAAGAAGGTTGTGGATATCATCGATTCCATCGACGGAGTGAGAAGGCTGAGGGACATATCGGGAGGGGAACAAACTGGCCTCTGA
- the lonB gene encoding ATP-dependent protease LonB, whose amino-acid sequence MEAFVNKKPTLVPLEDWIERQTFRSTRDINVPEKMSDRVIGQDQAVEVMKKAASQKRHVMLIGEPGTGKSMLANSMVEYLPKEELQDIVSYHNPEDVNEPRIRVFPAGKGKEIVREQKAHATAMKTQKNSSYIYASILIVMIGFIAAFMFNNWMLLFVALFGVMIILMFTRTPIQKQETAIVPKVLVGHDPNDMPPFIDATGSHAGSLLGDVRHDPFQSGGLETPSHDRLESGAIHKANKGVLYIDEINLLRIESQQAILTAMQEKKMSITGQSERSSGALVKSEPVPCDFILVCAGNLDAINGMHPALRSRIRGYGYEVYMRSTMPDTEENRYNIARFVAQEVKKDEKIPHFDKYAVGEIIKEAQRRAGRKGELTLRMRELGGLIRVSGDVAVGRRSDIVTVDDVLAAKATARSLEQQIADRQIEHIKKYSLIETDGAEVGMVNGLAVYGADSGMSEFSGIVLPIVAEMTPPQTKKGGKLVTTGGLGDIAKEAVDNISAIIKKYTSRSISEYDIHLQYVGTHGVEGDSASIAMATVILSAMEGIPIRQDLAMTGSLSVRGRVLPVGGVTAKLEAAAATGMKIALVPAANANDVMMENKYYRNMEVYSVENFYDVIEYAFVDCTKKRNLMEKLLPITEGGVSTAKKLESPKEYVSAEPREKGSPASTEQSVIKETEDTTTVTEKSKTKGGKPCPQ is encoded by the coding sequence ATGGAAGCTTTTGTAAACAAGAAACCGACACTTGTCCCCCTCGAGGATTGGATAGAACGGCAGACGTTCCGCTCGACCAGGGACATCAACGTCCCGGAAAAGATGTCGGATCGCGTCATAGGCCAAGATCAGGCCGTGGAAGTTATGAAAAAAGCGGCTTCCCAGAAAAGGCACGTGATGCTGATCGGGGAACCCGGTACGGGTAAGTCCATGCTTGCCAATTCCATGGTGGAGTATCTTCCAAAAGAAGAGCTTCAAGACATTGTCTCATATCACAATCCCGAGGATGTGAACGAGCCGAGGATCAGAGTATTCCCTGCCGGAAAAGGCAAAGAGATCGTAAGAGAGCAGAAAGCTCATGCGACAGCTATGAAGACGCAGAAGAACTCTTCCTACATCTACGCAAGCATCCTGATCGTCATGATCGGGTTCATCGCCGCCTTCATGTTCAACAACTGGATGTTGCTCTTTGTGGCCTTATTCGGAGTAATGATAATATTGATGTTCACAAGAACACCCATCCAAAAACAGGAAACGGCAATTGTCCCCAAAGTATTGGTTGGGCACGATCCGAACGATATGCCGCCCTTCATAGATGCGACCGGCTCACATGCGGGCTCGCTTCTTGGAGATGTGAGGCACGATCCGTTCCAGAGCGGCGGTCTGGAGACGCCCTCTCATGACAGACTGGAGTCGGGAGCTATACACAAAGCGAACAAAGGGGTCCTCTACATTGACGAGATCAACCTGCTCAGGATCGAATCGCAGCAGGCCATACTCACTGCGATGCAGGAAAAAAAGATGTCAATTACCGGACAATCCGAAAGATCGTCCGGTGCTTTGGTGAAATCAGAGCCTGTTCCGTGCGACTTCATATTGGTGTGCGCAGGAAACCTCGATGCCATAAACGGCATGCACCCGGCGCTCAGATCGAGGATAAGGGGTTACGGTTACGAAGTATACATGCGCAGCACCATGCCTGACACAGAAGAGAACCGCTATAACATAGCCAGATTCGTTGCGCAGGAAGTCAAGAAGGATGAGAAGATCCCCCACTTCGATAAGTACGCCGTGGGAGAGATTATCAAAGAAGCTCAGCGCCGTGCGGGAAGGAAGGGAGAGCTCACACTCAGAATGAGGGAGCTCGGAGGCCTCATCCGCGTATCAGGAGATGTAGCTGTCGGAAGAAGGTCGGATATTGTCACGGTTGACGATGTGCTTGCCGCAAAGGCCACCGCACGCAGCCTTGAGCAACAGATAGCCGATCGCCAGATAGAGCACATCAAAAAGTACTCTTTGATCGAGACAGACGGTGCCGAGGTCGGAATGGTCAACGGCCTTGCCGTATACGGAGCAGACTCCGGAATGTCGGAATTCTCGGGGATAGTGCTTCCGATCGTGGCAGAGATGACCCCTCCTCAGACTAAAAAAGGCGGGAAGCTGGTAACCACGGGAGGCCTCGGCGATATAGCAAAGGAAGCTGTCGACAACATATCTGCGATCATCAAGAAGTACACTTCAAGGTCGATATCCGAGTATGATATCCACTTACAATACGTAGGTACCCACGGAGTAGAAGGCGACAGCGCATCTATAGCGATGGCGACCGTGATATTGTCTGCGATGGAAGGGATACCGATAAGACAGGATCTCGCAATGACGGGAAGCCTCAGCGTCAGAGGCAGGGTCCTTCCGGTCGGCGGTGTCACCGCAAAACTGGAAGCCGCTGCGGCAACGGGGATGAAAATAGCACTGGTGCCGGCTGCCAATGCGAACGATGTGATGATGGAGAACAAGTATTACCGCAACATGGAGGTCTACAGCGTAGAGAACTTCTATGATGTGATCGAATACGCATTCGTCGACTGCACAAAGAAGAGGAATCTGATGGAAAAACTTCTGCCGATCACAGAGGGCGGTGTGTCCACCGCGAAGAAATTAGAGTCTCCGAAGGAGTATGTATCGGCCGAACCGAGGGAGAAAGGATCTCCGGCCTCGACCGAACAGTCCGTCATAAAAGAGACAGAGGACACGACCACCGTCACTGAAAAGAGCAAGACAAAGGGCGGCAAACCCTGTCCGCAATAA
- a CDS encoding transglutaminase domain-containing protein, whose product MKGSVRLMGVFLVFAVFVVPAIAIATAAPSDGAVEFTSYEDQLNINERAAYDAINLARPDVRTITVVLPLALTVTSDNLVAAHDYMLNEIRTLHNNVFRALRLSSPLAYWGWDANSINRDIPDGLPVSDLTQNGNQYTVTTLTWKIDPAPPPGTQSKENTDVEKMIDDLKAAVDKFHTDSTTTRDKIWDINNYLVNLITYDPYGGVNVPGADGKTEGVFSHDAYGALVSPNVAVCDGYSEAFLLLCQKENIECVIVYGSTVSAVSGYTNHAWNYVKLDNDKWYAIDVTWNDNGKGDNPYFLKGGDTFFTTHNQGVFLGDGLKPYQFNSPVISTDDYDKASVEPNYDLFGWIAAAVIVIIIAVSLYVYSKENK is encoded by the coding sequence ATGAAGGGATCAGTGAGATTGATGGGGGTTTTCCTGGTTTTCGCGGTTTTTGTTGTTCCAGCGATAGCGATTGCCACTGCCGCCCCATCCGATGGTGCGGTAGAGTTCACCTCGTATGAAGACCAGCTCAACATCAATGAGAGGGCGGCATATGACGCCATAAACTTGGCTAGACCCGATGTCAGGACCATCACCGTGGTCCTCCCGCTTGCACTGACTGTAACTTCAGATAATCTCGTCGCAGCTCATGATTATATGCTAAATGAGATCAGAACACTCCATAATAATGTATTTAGAGCTCTGCGGCTGAGCTCGCCGCTGGCGTATTGGGGGTGGGATGCTAATTCGATAAATAGAGACATTCCGGACGGACTGCCGGTCTCCGATCTCACACAGAATGGGAATCAATACACAGTCACCACATTGACATGGAAGATCGACCCCGCACCGCCCCCGGGAACTCAGAGTAAAGAGAATACCGATGTGGAGAAGATGATCGACGATCTGAAGGCAGCGGTGGATAAGTTCCATACCGACAGCACTACAACACGCGATAAAATATGGGACATTAACAACTACCTTGTGAACCTCATCACCTATGATCCGTACGGCGGCGTAAATGTTCCGGGCGCAGACGGGAAAACAGAGGGCGTATTCTCTCATGACGCCTACGGCGCCTTAGTGTCGCCGAACGTAGCTGTCTGCGACGGCTACTCAGAAGCGTTCCTGCTTCTTTGCCAGAAGGAAAATATCGAGTGCGTCATTGTGTACGGGTCCACTGTATCCGCCGTTTCCGGCTACACGAACCATGCGTGGAACTATGTTAAACTGGATAATGATAAATGGTATGCCATTGATGTTACATGGAACGATAACGGAAAGGGCGACAATCCATATTTCCTGAAGGGGGGAGATACCTTCTTTACCACACACAATCAGGGAGTGTTCCTCGGTGACGGTTTGAAGCCGTACCAGTTCAACAGCCCGGTGATAAGCACTGACGATTATGACAAAGCCTCTGTCGAACCGAATTACGACCTGTTCGGATGGATCGCCGCGGCAGTGATAGTCATTATTATTGCCGTCTCGCTATATGTATACTCAAAAGAAAACAAGTGA
- a CDS encoding DEAD/DEAH box helicase yields MKFTELDIDEKVGKILVRNGFVDLYPPQADALPAALSGRNLIAAMPTASGKSIIGFIPAVNTVMRKGGKVLYIVPLKALASEKKEELDKFSELGIKVMMSTGDLDSDDGRLADADIIVATSEKADSMMRHGSKWMDEVRLVIADEIHLIHDPGRGPTLEVILTKMLRKNKGMQIIALSATISNAEDLARWLDAELVTSDWRPIALREGVYFNGEITFDDNSSVEVPQSKDNIWDMMEQTVRGGGQCMVFVNTRRSSESLAVKYSDKMKAFAGNDLSDKERDILEGDTEATSVGKKLSACVKCGMAFHNAGLTYKQRKFVEDNFRNGSIKCIVATPTLAAGINLPARRVIVRDTYRFESNAGNVPISVMEVKQMCGRAGRPGYDPYGEAVLVSKSYSDYEHLMEDYIMHDTERLTSKLGNETTLRSHILGLIATGDADTEDGIVGFMEDTFFGNTSQMYGIESVVENVVDFLEKEEMVKREGGLLRILPFGKRISDLYIDPKSAVILRNAVRRMKDNTEDLVILHAAATTPDVLGLYPKKGDQDRLARLEAEYNFLIEPEDDDDEFMYEEFMSNLKVAALLEDWINEVSEEDITLSMGIGPGDIRSRVDMVDWLLYSMNEVAYIFRPEATKLIRPLLTRVRYGVKEELIPLVSFRGVGRARARVLFENGIRSRSDVISYDIDRLSKLPKIGPALAKSMKAQAGGTMNKIEPPPTSEEEEYLLDKMAEEYSGGKTDQSDAQKQSKLFDY; encoded by the coding sequence ATGAAGTTCACAGAGTTGGATATCGACGAAAAAGTCGGAAAGATCCTGGTCAGGAATGGTTTTGTAGATCTTTATCCGCCGCAGGCAGATGCCCTGCCGGCAGCTCTCTCGGGAAGGAACCTCATAGCCGCAATGCCTACGGCCAGCGGAAAGTCGATAATAGGTTTCATACCGGCAGTGAACACAGTGATGAGGAAAGGAGGAAAGGTGCTTTACATCGTCCCCCTGAAAGCTCTGGCATCCGAGAAAAAGGAAGAACTGGACAAATTCTCGGAGCTGGGGATAAAAGTGATGATGAGCACAGGGGATCTGGATTCGGACGACGGAAGGCTTGCCGATGCGGACATAATCGTTGCGACCTCTGAGAAAGCCGATTCGATGATGCGGCACGGAAGCAAGTGGATGGACGAAGTGAGATTGGTCATCGCGGACGAGATACATCTGATACACGATCCGGGCAGGGGACCGACGCTGGAGGTCATCCTGACGAAGATGCTGCGTAAGAACAAAGGTATGCAGATAATCGCCCTGTCGGCCACGATCTCGAATGCTGAAGACCTTGCACGATGGTTAGATGCAGAACTCGTCACAAGCGATTGGCGTCCGATCGCACTCAGGGAAGGCGTTTATTTCAATGGAGAGATAACCTTCGATGACAATTCTTCCGTGGAAGTGCCTCAATCAAAAGATAACATCTGGGACATGATGGAGCAGACCGTCAGGGGCGGCGGACAATGTATGGTATTCGTGAACACAAGAAGATCGTCCGAATCCCTTGCCGTGAAATATTCCGACAAGATGAAAGCGTTCGCAGGGAACGACCTTTCCGATAAAGAGAGGGATATTTTGGAGGGGGACACCGAGGCGACCTCAGTCGGGAAGAAGTTGTCCGCCTGCGTCAAATGCGGCATGGCCTTTCACAATGCGGGATTAACGTACAAACAAAGGAAATTCGTCGAAGATAACTTCCGCAACGGTTCGATCAAGTGTATCGTTGCGACACCGACGCTTGCGGCGGGGATCAATCTGCCTGCCAGAAGAGTGATCGTCAGGGACACATACAGATTTGAGTCGAATGCCGGAAATGTTCCGATCTCAGTTATGGAAGTGAAACAAATGTGCGGAAGGGCCGGGAGGCCGGGTTACGACCCGTATGGTGAAGCCGTGCTCGTAAGCAAGAGCTACAGCGACTATGAGCACCTGATGGAAGACTACATAATGCACGATACTGAAAGGCTGACATCCAAACTCGGGAACGAAACGACCCTGAGAAGCCACATATTGGGTCTTATAGCAACAGGCGACGCCGACACAGAGGACGGTATAGTCGGTTTCATGGAGGATACTTTCTTTGGTAATACATCTCAAATGTACGGGATCGAAAGTGTGGTCGAGAACGTGGTCGATTTTCTTGAGAAAGAAGAGATGGTCAAGAGGGAAGGAGGGTTGCTCCGCATACTTCCGTTCGGAAAAAGGATATCCGACCTGTATATCGATCCCAAATCTGCCGTCATATTAAGGAATGCTGTAAGAAGAATGAAGGATAACACCGAGGATCTGGTGATCCTGCACGCAGCGGCGACAACTCCGGACGTGCTCGGCCTGTATCCTAAGAAAGGGGACCAGGACAGGCTGGCCAGACTCGAAGCGGAATATAATTTCCTGATTGAACCGGAAGACGATGATGACGAGTTCATGTATGAGGAGTTCATGAGCAACCTCAAGGTCGCCGCTCTGCTGGAGGACTGGATAAACGAGGTCTCCGAAGAGGATATCACGCTTTCGATGGGCATCGGGCCGGGAGATATCAGGTCCAGAGTGGATATGGTAGATTGGCTTCTTTATTCGATGAACGAGGTCGCGTATATCTTCAGACCGGAAGCAACAAAGCTGATCAGGCCGCTGCTTACCCGCGTCCGCTACGGCGTAAAGGAAGAGTTGATCCCCCTTGTGTCATTCAGAGGGGTGGGAAGAGCAAGGGCAAGGGTGCTTTTCGAGAACGGGATACGCTCGAGATCCGACGTTATCTCGTACGACATTGACCGATTGTCCAAATTGCCTAAGATCGGCCCCGCGTTGGCAAAGAGTATGAAAGCTCAGGCGGGAGGCACAATGAACAAGATCGAACCGCCCCCGACGAGCGAAGAGGAAGAGTATTTGCTGGACAAGATGGCGGAAGAATACTCCGGCGGGAAGACGGATCAGTCGGATGCCCAAAAGCAATCGAAGCTGTTCGATTATTGA
- the thrC gene encoding threonine synthase, translating to MADHKVVCWDCSSVVDDPYVNNCPKCGGLLTVKMDLRPVKEMRPEDLRKENIGVWRYAPFMPVDPSNKVSIQEGGTPLYKTDRLSKELGVSQAYVKFEGLNPTGSFKDRGMTIGVSHAKELGAKVVGCASTGNTSASLAAYAAKADMKCAVFLPSGKVAAGKLAQALFYGAKVLSIDGNFDDALDLALKMAEERKIYLLNSINPYRPEGQKSVLFEIMDQLRYNVPDRIILPVGNAANIWAVYKAIQELKEVGWISKVPKLTGIQAEGSAPVAKAFAAGKKDFIAEEHPETIATAIRIGNPVSGRKALHAIYDTKGFSTTVTDKEIISAQQLLGKKEGVCVEPASAASIAGLKKLLSMGIIDKNEKVVCICTGNGLKDPDTIMDNSPPVIPCKNSVKDVERILNQ from the coding sequence ATGGCAGATCACAAGGTAGTATGCTGGGACTGCAGTTCGGTTGTTGATGATCCGTATGTGAACAACTGCCCGAAGTGCGGCGGTCTTCTGACGGTAAAGATGGATCTTAGACCGGTAAAAGAAATGAGACCGGAGGATCTTAGGAAGGAGAACATCGGAGTGTGGAGGTATGCTCCCTTCATGCCTGTGGACCCTTCGAATAAGGTCTCGATCCAAGAAGGCGGAACGCCGCTGTATAAGACAGACAGATTGTCAAAGGAACTAGGAGTTTCTCAGGCATATGTTAAATTCGAGGGACTGAACCCGACCGGCTCCTTTAAGGATAGGGGCATGACGATCGGCGTGTCCCATGCAAAGGAATTGGGAGCCAAGGTCGTCGGTTGCGCTTCCACCGGCAACACTTCAGCATCGTTGGCGGCATATGCGGCCAAAGCTGACATGAAATGCGCAGTATTCCTTCCTTCGGGGAAGGTCGCCGCGGGAAAGCTCGCACAGGCACTGTTCTACGGAGCAAAGGTACTCTCCATCGACGGCAACTTCGACGATGCGTTGGACCTCGCACTGAAGATGGCGGAAGAGAGGAAGATATACCTTCTGAACTCGATCAACCCATACAGACCCGAAGGTCAAAAATCCGTACTTTTCGAGATAATGGACCAACTCCGATACAATGTTCCGGACAGAATAATACTTCCGGTAGGGAATGCGGCAAATATCTGGGCCGTATACAAAGCGATACAGGAGCTGAAGGAGGTCGGATGGATCTCCAAAGTTCCGAAGCTCACCGGTATACAAGCGGAAGGATCCGCACCGGTCGCAAAAGCGTTCGCCGCAGGGAAGAAGGATTTCATTGCCGAGGAGCATCCGGAGACGATAGCCACCGCCATACGCATCGGAAATCCCGTAAGCGGAAGGAAGGCGCTCCATGCGATATATGATACCAAAGGATTCTCGACTACGGTGACCGATAAAGAGATCATCAGCGCACAGCAGCTTCTCGGAAAGAAGGAAGGAGTATGCGTCGAACCGGCATCGGCGGCATCCATCGCAGGCCTGAAGAAACTCTTGTCAATGGGAATAATCGACAAGAATGAAAAAGTGGTCTGTATATGCACAGGGAACGGATTGAAGGACCCGGATACCATAATGGATAACTCTCCGCCGGTGATACCGTGCAAGAACTCTGTGAAAGACGTTGAGAGGATCCTCAATCAATAA